Proteins encoded within one genomic window of Haladaptatus sp. QDMS2:
- the deoC gene encoding deoxyribose-phosphate aldolase codes for MNAARLASMIDHTVLGPETTFDDVRTVLDDAQKYGMNVCIPPCYIDEASEYAPDLTLATVVGFPHGQNTTTAKRDEAEDAWNAGADEIDMVINIGRLKAGEYDAVRHDIAEVVAAVPLPVKVIIETALLSDEEKHKACELAKEADAAYVKTSTGFADGGATVPDVELMAEYLPVKASGGVGNWDEAKAMIEAGAERIGASSGVAIMESFLAVQE; via the coding sequence ATGAACGCAGCCCGTCTCGCCTCGATGATCGACCACACGGTCCTCGGGCCGGAGACCACCTTCGACGACGTGCGAACCGTCCTCGACGACGCACAGAAGTACGGCATGAACGTCTGTATCCCGCCGTGCTACATCGACGAAGCGAGCGAATACGCCCCCGACCTCACGCTCGCCACCGTCGTCGGGTTCCCCCACGGCCAGAACACGACCACCGCCAAACGCGACGAAGCCGAGGACGCCTGGAACGCAGGCGCAGACGAGATTGACATGGTCATCAACATCGGCCGACTGAAGGCCGGCGAGTACGACGCCGTCCGCCACGACATCGCGGAAGTCGTCGCCGCCGTCCCCCTCCCCGTGAAGGTCATCATCGAGACGGCTCTGCTCTCAGACGAGGAGAAACACAAAGCCTGCGAGTTGGCGAAAGAGGCGGACGCGGCCTACGTGAAAACCTCGACCGGGTTCGCAGACGGCGGCGCGACGGTCCCTGACGTCGAACTGATGGCCGAGTACCTCCCCGTCAAGGCGAGCGGCGGCGTCGGCAACTGGGACGAGGCGAAGGCGATGATTGAAGCGGGCGCAGAGCGCATCGGCGCGTCTTCTGGTGTGGCAATCATGGAATCGTTCCTCGCAGTACAAGAGTAA
- a CDS encoding ribose 1,5-bisphosphate isomerase, whose product MNAPDTLHGEVTETATAIAEMEIRGAATIAGAAARALGAQAAASTASSPEEFRSEMRVAARVLHDTRPTAVSLPNALRYVLNDLHGDTVEDLRATVDRRVTAFLDQLAHAQDELGRFGGNRLRDGDTIMTHCHSTDVVACVSAAVEEGKDLTAYVRETRPRNQGHITAHELAELGVDVTLIVDNAARHYLNEVDHVLVGADSIAADGSVINKIGTSGLAVNARDMGTQVMVAAQTIKLHPATMTGHTVEIEERDATEVISEADRAEIGTIRVENPAFDVTPPRYVDAIVTERGQFPPESIVILMRELFGERVTNPWESP is encoded by the coding sequence ATGAACGCGCCTGACACACTTCACGGGGAAGTGACGGAGACGGCCACCGCCATCGCGGAGATGGAAATCCGCGGGGCGGCCACCATCGCGGGCGCTGCTGCCCGCGCGCTCGGGGCACAGGCCGCGGCGAGCACTGCGAGTTCGCCCGAGGAGTTCCGCTCGGAGATGCGCGTCGCTGCCCGCGTCCTCCACGACACCCGACCGACGGCGGTCAGCCTTCCCAACGCCCTCCGGTACGTCCTGAACGACCTTCACGGCGACACGGTCGAAGACCTGCGAGCGACGGTGGACCGCCGCGTTACCGCCTTCCTCGACCAGCTAGCCCACGCCCAGGACGAACTCGGGCGCTTCGGCGGCAACCGCCTCCGGGACGGCGACACCATCATGACCCACTGCCACTCCACTGACGTGGTGGCCTGTGTCAGCGCCGCCGTCGAGGAGGGAAAAGATCTCACTGCATACGTACGCGAGACCCGACCCCGCAACCAGGGCCACATCACGGCCCACGAACTCGCCGAACTCGGCGTGGACGTGACGCTCATCGTGGACAACGCGGCACGCCATTACCTGAACGAGGTGGACCACGTCCTCGTCGGTGCAGACAGCATCGCCGCCGACGGGTCGGTCATCAACAAAATTGGCACCAGTGGCCTCGCCGTAAACGCCCGCGACATGGGCACACAGGTGATGGTTGCCGCCCAGACCATCAAACTCCACCCGGCGACGATGACGGGGCACACCGTCGAAATCGAGGAGCGCGACGCCACGGAGGTCATCTCCGAGGCCGACCGCGCCGAAATCGGGACCATCCGCGTCGAGAACCCGGCGTTCGACGTAACCCCACCGCGATACGTTGACGCCATCGTAACCGAACGCGGCCAGTTCCCGCCCGAGAGCATCGTCATCCTCATGCGCGAACTGTTCGGCGAGCGCGTGACGAACCCGTGGGAATCGCCCTGA
- a CDS encoding DUF63 family protein: MVLPDGFSIPPLPVLVVLFVALLAVAGALYRRKPPVTRKVVVAFAPWMVVGSSLYVLYQIEGLPQAIAPFFSSPTVYGSTFVIAGAIWALVAGRPADEWSLRAAPGLLAATGLLGVVLVAGATLAIGSSSGLMLFWPAVGLVVSVVLATLVWAGVRVGLPDITKTTGSAGALVVFAHTLDGVSTAVGIDALNFGEQTPLSRAIIEFAAALPTAEVLGTVWLFVLVKIALATVVVTFLAESVRDRPREGYLLLALVAAVGLGPGAHNLLLFTVLG, encoded by the coding sequence ATGGTACTTCCGGACGGCTTTTCGATTCCACCGCTCCCCGTACTCGTGGTTCTCTTCGTCGCCCTTCTCGCCGTCGCGGGCGCGCTCTACCGACGAAAACCGCCGGTCACGCGGAAGGTCGTCGTCGCGTTCGCCCCGTGGATGGTCGTGGGGTCGAGTCTCTACGTCCTCTACCAGATAGAGGGCCTCCCGCAGGCGATTGCACCGTTTTTCAGTTCTCCGACCGTCTACGGTTCGACGTTCGTCATCGCCGGGGCTATCTGGGCGCTCGTGGCGGGGCGACCTGCAGACGAGTGGTCGCTGCGTGCTGCACCCGGCCTCCTCGCCGCAACTGGACTCCTCGGCGTCGTCCTCGTCGCGGGCGCGACCCTCGCCATCGGCAGTTCATCAGGACTCATGCTGTTCTGGCCGGCAGTGGGTCTCGTCGTCTCCGTCGTCCTCGCGACGCTTGTCTGGGCCGGCGTGCGCGTCGGTCTTCCCGACATCACGAAGACGACGGGAAGCGCGGGCGCACTCGTCGTCTTCGCCCACACGCTCGACGGGGTTTCGACCGCCGTCGGCATCGACGCACTCAACTTCGGCGAGCAGACGCCACTGTCGCGGGCCATCATCGAGTTCGCCGCCGCGTTACCAACCGCCGAGGTGCTCGGAACCGTTTGGTTGTTCGTCCTCGTGAAAATCGCCCTCGCGACCGTCGTCGTCACCTTCCTCGCCGAATCGGTGCGCGACCGACCCCGTGAGGGTTACCTCCTGCTCGCGCTGGTCGCCGCCGTGGGCCTCGGTCCCGGCGCGCACAACCTGTTGCTGTTCACCGTCCTCGGGTGA
- a CDS encoding carbohydrate kinase family protein produces the protein MPRVICAGHVNWDLTLRVDRLPEPDGEALIESQRRAGGGSAANTAVALTGLGTDVGLIGSVGTDENGRDAREELTNAGLDLSHLLTVAGETAVKYLIVDPTGEVMVLGNKGANEAVTPDDVDPEYVRSADHIHLTSQRPDTAAHIAQLAAEAGIPVSFDPGRRVVDRDFSATLPHVDYLLLNRYEAEQAEDKFDLDTPDRVVVTKFGAGGAQLITDGKLASHAGFDVETTDSTGAGDAFAAGFIHAQLAGKLLPASLEFAAACGALASQQSGARTSLSPARVRAFLADHEA, from the coding sequence ATGCCTCGCGTCATCTGTGCCGGTCACGTAAACTGGGACCTGACATTGCGCGTAGACCGCCTCCCCGAACCCGACGGCGAGGCCCTCATCGAGTCCCAACGCAGGGCCGGCGGCGGCAGCGCGGCGAACACGGCTGTCGCGCTCACCGGGCTCGGCACCGACGTGGGCCTCATCGGCAGCGTCGGCACCGACGAGAACGGGCGTGACGCACGCGAGGAACTCACCAACGCAGGCCTCGACCTCTCACACTTGCTTACTGTGGCGGGCGAAACCGCGGTCAAGTACCTCATCGTGGACCCGACGGGCGAGGTGATGGTGCTCGGAAACAAGGGGGCGAACGAAGCCGTCACACCCGACGACGTAGACCCCGAGTACGTCCGAAGCGCCGACCACATCCACCTCACGAGCCAGCGCCCCGACACGGCCGCCCACATCGCCCAACTCGCCGCCGAGGCAGGCATCCCGGTCAGTTTCGACCCCGGTCGCCGCGTGGTCGACCGCGACTTCTCGGCCACGCTCCCGCACGTTGATTACCTCCTGCTCAACCGATACGAAGCCGAGCAAGCCGAGGACAAGTTCGACCTCGACACCCCAGACCGCGTCGTCGTCACCAAGTTCGGTGCGGGCGGGGCACAACTCATCACGGACGGTAAACTCGCCTCTCACGCCGGGTTCGACGTCGAAACCACCGATTCGACCGGGGCGGGTGATGCGTTCGCTGCGGGGTTCATCCACGCACAACTTGCGGGTAAACTACTTCCTGCGTCACTCGAATTCGCTGCGGCGTGTGGCGCACTCGCCAGCCAACAGTCCGGGGCGCGCACCTCGCTCTCTCCAGCGCGCGTCCGAGCGTTCCTCGCCGACCACGAGGCGTGA
- a CDS encoding nucleoside phosphorylase: MAKQPHLLVSEGDVHDIALIPGDPGRVDRIASQCENVELVAENREYKVVNAEFEGRELTICSTGIGCPSAAIAVEELSRVGVETFIRVGTTGALQRGIEIGDMIVATGAAKNEGTSKRYEDVEFPAVPDFDVLSELVNAAEANDEDVHVGPIASDDAFYAETDEFVEAWEAANLLSVEMEAAAVFTLARRKGLRAGAICTVDGNLVEGTQKGETEGEELPDKAKNNVERAIRIALTATTSL; encoded by the coding sequence ATGGCAAAACAGCCCCACCTCCTCGTCTCCGAAGGCGACGTCCACGACATCGCGCTCATCCCCGGCGACCCGGGCCGCGTAGACCGCATCGCGAGCCAGTGTGAGAACGTCGAACTCGTCGCCGAGAACCGCGAGTACAAGGTCGTAAACGCCGAGTTCGAGGGCCGAGAACTCACCATCTGCTCGACAGGGATTGGCTGTCCATCCGCCGCCATTGCCGTCGAGGAACTCTCTCGCGTCGGCGTCGAGACGTTCATCCGCGTCGGCACTACCGGCGCACTCCAGCGCGGCATCGAAATCGGCGACATGATTGTCGCGACCGGGGCGGCGAAAAACGAGGGCACCTCCAAACGCTACGAGGACGTCGAATTCCCCGCCGTCCCCGACTTCGACGTGCTCTCGGAACTCGTGAACGCCGCCGAGGCAAACGACGAAGACGTTCACGTCGGCCCAATCGCCTCCGACGACGCGTTCTACGCGGAAACCGACGAGTTCGTCGAGGCGTGGGAAGCCGCGAACCTCCTCTCCGTCGAGATGGAAGCTGCGGCCGTATTCACGCTTGCCCGTCGCAAGGGCCTTCGCGCCGGCGCAATCTGCACCGTCGACGGCAACCTCGTCGAGGGCACCCAGAAGGGCGAAACCGAGGGTGAGGAACTCCCCGACAAGGCGAAGAACAACGTCGAGCGCGCTATCCGCATCGCGCTCACGGCGACCACCTCCCTGTAA
- a CDS encoding HPP family protein produces MRSQVRRRLSTYYARLQRLERRQMRDLRRWMEGTRNLIHLTVIILVPLLIALVTAISNSVAQLSFLLFPPLAAGTYTLFADPEGKYSKPGKFVAGLTIGALCGWVALEIAVLGFLEMPPTGRSVSATSAAIGIFLTGVATWVFDIEEPSAFSTALLALVTGSTQLDYVISVALSSSLVALVFVFWKEQFYHRRARYLYQSTKGDDHVLVPMRGEAQVATAMFGARLAAAHDAGKVVLLDIVDDAALAEAEAQLVDERDVTALTEEADEESIAEQAETKAASEAATRLEARANRLKTKVGVPVEVVVAVDGNTPAQTVIQTARSTNCDLIVSPYEERHGALSPFIRTLFRSEVDVAVHRSSGGRSRWRRILVPIRSPSDVGHAMIDFALRLTGRTGRVSVAHCITAREQRREAENMLADLVDAFEGNLETRVSRSKIEDFLTANASQYDLVFLGASTDRSAASRLISPPTFERIQDLDCDVAIVDRGKHPLPTFD; encoded by the coding sequence ATGCGCTCTCAGGTGCGCCGCCGCCTCTCCACCTACTACGCTCGCCTCCAGCGCCTCGAACGCCGCCAGATGCGCGACCTCAGGCGCTGGATGGAGGGCACCCGAAACCTAATTCATCTGACGGTTATCATTCTCGTCCCGCTGCTCATCGCTCTCGTCACCGCCATCTCGAACTCGGTCGCCCAACTCTCCTTCCTGCTGTTTCCGCCACTCGCCGCCGGGACCTACACCCTCTTTGCCGACCCCGAAGGCAAGTATTCGAAACCCGGGAAGTTCGTCGCCGGACTCACCATCGGCGCGCTCTGTGGCTGGGTCGCCCTCGAGATCGCGGTACTCGGCTTTCTCGAAATGCCGCCGACCGGGCGCTCCGTCAGCGCGACGAGCGCCGCCATCGGCATCTTCCTCACTGGCGTCGCGACGTGGGTGTTCGACATCGAGGAACCCTCCGCGTTTTCAACCGCCCTACTCGCGCTGGTCACCGGCTCCACACAGCTCGATTACGTCATCTCCGTCGCCCTCTCGAGTTCGCTCGTCGCGCTCGTGTTCGTCTTCTGGAAAGAGCAGTTCTACCACCGCCGCGCCCGCTATCTCTACCAATCGACGAAGGGTGACGACCACGTCCTCGTCCCGATGCGCGGAGAGGCACAGGTCGCCACCGCGATGTTCGGAGCCCGCCTCGCCGCCGCCCACGACGCCGGAAAGGTGGTGTTGCTCGATATCGTGGACGACGCAGCCCTCGCCGAGGCGGAAGCCCAACTCGTCGACGAACGCGACGTGACCGCGCTCACAGAGGAGGCAGACGAGGAATCCATCGCAGAACAGGCCGAGACGAAAGCCGCTTCCGAGGCCGCGACGCGCCTCGAAGCCCGCGCCAATCGTCTCAAGACGAAAGTCGGCGTGCCCGTCGAAGTCGTGGTCGCGGTGGACGGCAACACCCCCGCCCAGACGGTCATCCAGACCGCTCGGTCCACCAACTGCGACCTCATCGTCTCGCCGTACGAAGAACGTCACGGGGCGCTCTCGCCGTTCATCCGGACCCTGTTTCGCAGCGAGGTGGACGTGGCGGTTCACCGTTCGAGCGGTGGGCGGTCGCGCTGGCGACGCATTCTCGTTCCCATCCGCAGCCCGAGCGACGTGGGCCACGCCATGATCGACTTCGCGCTGCGGCTCACCGGGCGGACGGGACGGGTGAGCGTGGCCCACTGCATCACCGCCCGCGAGCAGCGCCGGGAGGCTGAGAATATGCTCGCTGACCTCGTCGACGCCTTCGAGGGGAATCTGGAGACGCGCGTCTCGCGGTCGAAGATAGAGGATTTCCTCACGGCGAACGCCAGTCAGTACGACCTCGTCTTCCTCGGGGCGAGCACCGACCGGTCTGCGGCCTCACGGCTCATCTCCCCGCCGACGTTCGAGCGGATTCAGGACCTCGACTGCGACGTGGCCATCGTCGATCGGGGTAAACACCCGCTCCCGACGTTCGATTAG
- a CDS encoding NAD-binding protein — protein MERRRAWFSTRIAILLTLAVALLSFATGVANIATPTVVPGPLSPYVPDAVQETAGFTGALTGFLLLVGVLGLRRGLEAGWILTMVLLPLTAAQGLLQSNSLSLPLVALSLLALPVVGLHRKRFTQEISLSTTQLGAVAAIVGAQIYGTVGTFALREQFTGINNLVDAFYFTLVTASTVGYGDASPATPVARLFGMTVIVIGTASFAIALGSVLGPAIEARFSRALGIMSESQLATLENHVVVLGYGELTEPILEELQTTSEFVVVVPDKEHTTDLSDRGYKVLTGEPSDEPVLERVGIDRAKAVVAATNSDAEDALSILTARQLNPDINIVAAATERENIQKLKRAGADTVISPAVIGGHLLVQSALGQRGMEAFADRILDVDEKNNNV, from the coding sequence ATGGAACGGAGGCGCGCCTGGTTCAGCACCCGCATCGCCATCCTGTTGACACTGGCAGTGGCGTTGCTCTCCTTCGCGACTGGCGTGGCGAACATCGCGACGCCGACGGTCGTGCCGGGACCGCTCAGTCCCTACGTCCCCGACGCTGTCCAGGAGACGGCCGGGTTCACGGGCGCACTGACCGGATTCCTCCTGCTCGTCGGCGTGCTCGGCCTCAGGCGGGGGCTCGAAGCCGGGTGGATATTGACGATGGTGCTGCTGCCGCTTACTGCCGCACAGGGCCTCCTCCAGTCGAACTCGCTGTCGCTGCCGCTGGTGGCGCTCTCGTTGCTCGCACTCCCCGTCGTCGGGCTTCACCGAAAGCGATTCACCCAGGAAATTTCGCTTTCGACGACCCAACTCGGGGCGGTCGCCGCCATCGTCGGGGCGCAGATTTACGGCACCGTCGGGACGTTCGCCCTGCGCGAGCAGTTCACCGGCATCAACAACCTCGTCGATGCCTTCTACTTCACCCTGGTAACCGCGAGCACGGTCGGCTACGGTGACGCCTCCCCCGCGACGCCCGTCGCCCGTCTGTTCGGCATGACGGTCATCGTCATCGGCACCGCCAGTTTCGCAATCGCCCTCGGGTCCGTCCTCGGCCCCGCCATCGAAGCGCGCTTCTCACGAGCACTTGGTATCATGAGCGAATCACAACTCGCAACCCTCGAAAACCACGTCGTCGTCCTCGGCTACGGCGAACTGACCGAACCGATTTTAGAAGAACTGCAGACGACCTCCGAGTTCGTGGTCGTCGTCCCGGACAAGGAACACACCACAGACCTCTCAGACCGGGGCTACAAGGTGTTGACCGGTGAACCTTCCGACGAACCCGTCCTCGAACGCGTCGGCATCGACCGCGCGAAGGCGGTGGTCGCGGCGACCAACTCCGACGCGGAGGACGCCCTCTCGATTCTCACCGCGCGGCAGTTGAATCCCGACATCAACATCGTCGCCGCCGCCACCGAACGCGAGAACATCCAGAAACTGAAACGCGCCGGTGCGGACACCGTCATCAGTCCGGCGGTCATCGGCGGCCACCTGCTCGTCCAGTCCGCCCTCGGTCAGCGGGGCATGGAGGCGTTCGCAGACCGCATCCTCGACGTAGACGAAAAGAACAATAACGTCTAA
- a CDS encoding potassium channel family protein → MVQSFPIQVLLGIYLGLLTGIIPGLIAFTLGFVFKYFTGVTLPGFGVVTLGVAIAGINGGLLGLIDPTIGSSPTLLVAAIVVMMVTLYTHSIGDKLGAEFPKRLSLKRLREQKLSQDVLNRVGVRGEIQIDIVGPVGDMEGYPPLSTDLRTAIQESKLSFPHDLPLSELEARIADRLKNDHDLADVAVTVDSQAKASVNAAPPSGSLSRRVPKGTRAVSLDALVPTGIVRGDEVELRTTAGTVTGPVVSAQSTEGGEPAKPAAEVTDGGEDAATPAPAPHAPTTTGGDGRITVAVERAAAKQLLGVASGRVVTNARGTRREYELVSLLRRAGKRFQKISVRAAGELDGHTLGDVGVRTNYDVAVLAVKRSTKAETNGSARGWVFAPRGETMLAAGDELFVVGTRDALASFKEVAA, encoded by the coding sequence ATGGTTCAGTCGTTTCCGATTCAGGTGCTTCTCGGCATCTATCTCGGACTTTTGACGGGGATAATCCCCGGCCTCATCGCGTTCACGCTGGGGTTCGTCTTCAAGTATTTTACCGGGGTGACGCTACCCGGGTTCGGTGTGGTGACCCTCGGAGTCGCCATCGCGGGCATCAACGGCGGCCTGCTCGGCCTCATCGACCCTACCATCGGGAGTTCGCCCACGCTCCTCGTCGCCGCCATCGTGGTGATGATGGTGACGCTTTACACCCACTCAATCGGCGACAAACTCGGCGCTGAATTCCCAAAGCGACTCTCACTCAAACGCCTTCGCGAGCAGAAACTCTCCCAGGACGTGTTGAACCGGGTCGGGGTTCGCGGCGAGATTCAGATAGACATCGTCGGCCCAGTCGGCGACATGGAGGGCTATCCGCCGCTCTCGACCGACCTGCGGACGGCGATTCAGGAGTCGAAACTCTCCTTTCCCCACGACCTCCCGCTCTCTGAACTCGAAGCGCGCATCGCAGACCGACTCAAGAACGACCACGACCTCGCCGACGTGGCGGTGACGGTCGATTCACAGGCGAAAGCGAGCGTCAACGCCGCCCCGCCGAGTGGCAGCCTCTCTCGGCGCGTCCCGAAGGGAACCCGGGCGGTATCGCTCGATGCCCTCGTTCCGACCGGCATCGTCCGTGGGGACGAGGTAGAACTCAGGACGACCGCCGGGACAGTCACGGGACCGGTCGTCTCCGCGCAGTCCACCGAAGGCGGTGAGCCGGCGAAACCGGCCGCCGAGGTCACCGACGGCGGCGAAGACGCCGCGACGCCCGCACCGGCCCCCCACGCGCCGACGACGACCGGCGGCGACGGACGAATCACCGTCGCAGTGGAGCGTGCAGCGGCGAAGCAACTCCTCGGCGTAGCGTCCGGGCGCGTCGTGACGAACGCCCGAGGGACGCGCAGAGAGTACGAACTCGTCTCGCTGTTGCGCCGGGCGGGCAAACGCTTCCAGAAAATCAGCGTCCGTGCGGCCGGCGAACTCGACGGCCACACCCTCGGCGACGTCGGGGTACGAACTAATTACGACGTGGCCGTCCTCGCCGTGAAACGTTCGACGAAGGCCGAGACGAACGGGTCTGCTCGCGGCTGGGTGTTCGCGCCGCGGGGTGAAACCATGCTCGCGGCCGGTGACGAACTGTTCGTCGTCGGGACGCGCGACGCGCTCGCGTCGTTCAAGGAGGTGGCGGCGTGA
- a CDS encoding TrkA C-terminal domain-containing protein: protein MTLVENLLQSVLASAVSVVGMGLLGLAGALALAFVYRWYSRQKSPRSVAILVGLSAVSLWLNTDFALKQVITDGNLADLQTNAIVTIASFIAGGIGASIGHQIGDDLAVRFFAISGVKDLNREMSQLVQSVGRTITVTLPEEIHDIEGYDPADDATKEKLSGISLVFPRKLTVGELKSRLVSRLKEDYSVGHVDIELDESGTVTFLAIGSRAAGLGPTLPPGKVALAIHADPAHGASAGDLVQVWKPGPEPELVTAAELRARVEDIVTLVVDAGDADLLSAEEQYRLITLPSEPLPDREFASLLRAADETMGAIAVHESSALVGTMLGDLDSTIVAIKPQSGGVSAIPSRSHVLEAGDTIYVIARPEELRRLEAVTGPSKQQTPAE from the coding sequence GTGACGCTCGTCGAAAATCTCCTTCAGTCGGTCCTTGCATCTGCGGTTTCGGTCGTCGGGATGGGACTGCTCGGCCTCGCCGGTGCGCTGGCGCTCGCGTTCGTCTACCGCTGGTACTCCCGCCAGAAGTCCCCGCGAAGCGTCGCCATCCTCGTTGGCCTCTCTGCGGTCTCGCTGTGGCTAAACACTGACTTCGCGCTCAAGCAGGTCATCACCGACGGTAACCTCGCTGACCTCCAGACGAACGCCATCGTCACCATCGCTTCGTTCATCGCCGGTGGCATCGGAGCCTCTATCGGCCATCAGATCGGCGACGACCTCGCGGTTCGATTCTTCGCCATCTCGGGAGTCAAGGACCTGAACCGCGAGATGAGCCAACTCGTTCAATCAGTTGGGCGGACGATTACGGTCACGCTCCCCGAGGAGATTCACGACATCGAGGGGTACGACCCGGCCGACGACGCGACCAAGGAGAAACTCTCGGGTATCTCGCTCGTGTTTCCGCGGAAACTCACCGTTGGCGAACTCAAGAGTCGCCTCGTCTCCCGGCTCAAAGAGGACTACAGCGTCGGCCACGTGGACATCGAACTGGACGAGAGCGGCACCGTCACCTTCCTCGCAATCGGGAGTCGGGCCGCCGGCCTCGGGCCGACGCTTCCCCCGGGAAAAGTCGCCCTCGCCATCCACGCAGACCCCGCCCACGGCGCGAGCGCGGGCGACCTCGTGCAAGTGTGGAAGCCGGGACCGGAACCCGAACTCGTGACCGCGGCGGAACTGCGCGCTCGCGTCGAAGACATCGTCACGCTCGTCGTCGATGCGGGCGACGCAGATCTCCTCTCTGCGGAGGAGCAGTACCGCCTCATCACGCTCCCCTCCGAACCGCTCCCCGACCGCGAGTTTGCCTCGCTGCTTCGGGCCGCGGACGAGACCATGGGGGCGATTGCCGTCCACGAGTCGAGTGCCCTCGTCGGCACGATGCTCGGCGACCTCGACTCGACCATCGTCGCCATCAAACCCCAGTCAGGCGGCGTGAGCGCGATTCCGTCGCGCAGCCACGTCCTCGAAGCGGGTGACACTATCTACGTCATCGCCCGCCCGGAGGAACTGCGGCGGCTCGAAGCCGTCACCGGCCCATCGAAACAGCAGACGCCGGCCGAGTGA
- a CDS encoding ubiquitin-like small modifier protein 1: MQWKLFANLAEAAGEKEPPVDAQPGDTLGDALSALVSQYPALRDELLDEEGNLYDHIRVLRNGRSPFVKNDGLDTVLEEGDELALFPPVSGG, translated from the coding sequence ATGCAGTGGAAACTCTTCGCGAATCTCGCGGAAGCGGCTGGCGAGAAAGAGCCGCCAGTCGATGCACAACCGGGTGACACCCTCGGTGACGCGCTCTCCGCCCTCGTCTCTCAATACCCAGCGCTCCGGGACGAACTCTTAGACGAGGAGGGCAACCTCTACGACCACATCCGCGTCCTCAGAAACGGGCGCAGCCCATTCGTGAAAAACGACGGCCTCGATACCGTGTTAGAAGAAGGCGACGAACTCGCCCTGTTCCCCCCGGTCAGTGGCGGGTAG
- a CDS encoding GNAT family N-acetyltransferase, whose translation MELTVRPIRESDVDPIVAFTQETWDDHGVDDHIPWVIERWVEAESDTRRTFVVDAGADIAGLTQGVMLSDHEAWGQGMRVNPAFRGQGIARRLSEAFFDWAAERGATVARNMVYSWNMGGLGQSRAVGFEPATEFRFVKPEPDADATPTMTVTHDAEAAWSYWNRSAARTHLAGLSLDFNESWALSELTLGKLRTLEEDAVFAVQDEGTVAMAYRNRTYEHTNDDGETHTYAEYGVGAWDDVDAARSLFAALSADAAAQGVDRTRVLVPETVRYVSDAAAARVQIHKEPDFVLEADLTTRH comes from the coding sequence ATGGAACTGACGGTCAGACCAATACGCGAGTCTGACGTCGACCCAATCGTCGCGTTTACACAGGAAACGTGGGACGACCACGGCGTCGACGACCACATCCCGTGGGTCATCGAGCGCTGGGTCGAAGCAGAGAGTGACACCCGACGGACGTTCGTCGTCGATGCTGGCGCCGACATCGCTGGCCTCACGCAGGGGGTCATGCTCTCTGACCACGAAGCCTGGGGGCAGGGGATGCGCGTCAATCCGGCGTTCCGCGGGCAGGGAATCGCCCGACGGCTCTCCGAGGCGTTCTTCGACTGGGCCGCAGAGCGGGGCGCGACCGTCGCCCGCAACATGGTGTACTCGTGGAATATGGGTGGACTTGGCCAGTCGCGGGCCGTCGGCTTCGAACCGGCGACCGAGTTCCGCTTCGTGAAACCAGAACCCGACGCGGACGCCACGCCAACCATGACCGTCACCCACGACGCAGAAGCCGCGTGGAGCTACTGGAATCGCTCGGCTGCTCGCACGCACCTCGCCGGACTCAGCCTCGATTTCAACGAGTCGTGGGCCCTCTCGGAGCTCACGCTCGGCAAACTCAGAACCCTCGAGGAGGATGCCGTCTTCGCCGTCCAAGACGAGGGCACGGTCGCCATGGCCTACCGGAATCGAACCTACGAGCACACCAACGACGACGGAGAGACCCACACCTACGCCGAATACGGCGTCGGTGCGTGGGATGACGTCGATGCGGCGCGGTCACTGTTCGCCGCGCTCAGTGCCGACGCTGCCGCGCAGGGGGTAGACCGCACGCGCGTCCTCGTCCCCGAAACGGTTCGCTACGTGAGCGATGCGGCCGCCGCTCGGGTGCAAATCCACAAAGAACCCGACTTCGTCCTCGAAGCCGACCTGACTACCCGCCACTGA